In Synergistaceae bacterium, the genomic window ATGAGATAACGCGCTCAATTTTTCCCCAGCTTCTTTCGCTCCTGAAATAGCTTTTATCGTCTCCGCCCTCTTTTGACTCTGACTTTTTCTCCGCTGAAAGAGTCAATCTGTCCGAATAAACGTGTAATTCTACATCATCGGGGTTAATGCCGGGTAATTCAGCCTCTGCGAAAATTTTTCCGTCCCTGCGGTATAAATCAACTTTTGCGCCAAAACCTGACATATTAAAATCTTCTCCCGCAAAAAACGGTTTCATGAACGAATCAAACATATTTTCAGGATCCATCATTCTCATAGCAGGATAAAATCTTTCTCTTAACATTGTAATTATCTCCTTTGTTATCAATTATCAAATTTTTCTGCCGCTGTGAGTCTCTTATCTCTCAACGACGCGAAAATTATAATACTGACATTTAATAACTAAATCAGAAATTTTACTTATTTTGACTTTTTGCCGGTAACGTCAAATTTATATGCTTTCTCGTAATTTTGGAACGGCCACACAGTAAGAGTCTTTTGCCTGTTATTATAAATTGCGCTGTATTGAGTCATTGATATTCCTGTAGGCTTTGTCATGGGATTCTGTGCGACGCTTTGAAGGATAACGAGAGCTGCCGACTCTGACATTTGAGTTACCCCCGTTTGATTATCTCTGAATCTTTCGAGCTGGCTTGCAATCGTGATAAATCTATTATAGCCGTGTCCATAGCCGAATTTGTAAATAGATTTTCCGGTTTTGTCGGTGAATAATTTTGCTTTCTCGCGGAGATTCCCGTTTTTGTAATAAGAGTCTTCAATGTCGTCATAAGCTAGATAAAAATTTGTTGCAATGTCTGAACTTATCACGGAAATTATATTATTTCTGCTCTCGATTACTGCGTGATTGCCGATTGAGTCACTCACGAATAAATGCTCGTTCTGCCAGTCTTCGGGAGAAAGAATTTTATTTGAGAACGCTTTATTAATGGCCTCGTACACGTTTGCGCAGTCGTCGAGAATGTAACGCAGTAAAATACTTGATCCGGCGGGAATTTTTGCGGGGTGGTCTCCTGATTTGATGTCAACTCTCATTATTGCAGCAAATAAACCTTTTTCGTTAATGCCGTCCATGCATTCATATGGAAGAGTGTCTAAAATTTTCATGTCAAAACCTGATTTGCTCGGCCCCTTTGCGCGTAAAAATTTATTGTCAGGGTCGCACCAGATTGCGTCGGCTACTGCGATTGACTCGTATTTTCCTGAAGGTTTGCAGTGAAGAATGATATTGAGTCCCGTTAAAGTTTGGTCATCTTTCGAGATTCTGTGCGGATAGTCGTAATTATGTGCTGAAATTGGGTCGCCTTGCAGATTACGAGTGAAAAACGCCGAACAGCCGTGATTAATATTTTCGTCGCTTGAGATTAACGCATTAATAATTTCAGGTTTGTAATAATCGCCGGTGTAATTCATGTAATATAAATAGCCTTCACGATCAAGTCTGCGGAAATCATTGCGTGATTCAATTGAGTAAATTATGAATCCTACGCAAATAAGGAACCACAATATCATATAAGATAGACAAATTTTATAGAATCTGTCAGACCGCTTTATTTTCTCGTTAATGTTCATATTAATTTGCTGCCTCAAAAACTTTTTTCACGTTCGCAAAGCACTCTTGTTTTGACTCGCCTCTATGAGACTCATAAATTTTTTTGCCGTCAACGAACATAGAAGGCACGAAGTAATAATCATATTTTGCTGAAATTTCCGGATGCTTGTTCTCGTCAACCCATTCAATATTGACGTTATAATCTGCTGATAATTCTTTCACGGCCTCGCGGGCTTGTTTACAGTACGGGCAGCCTTCAATGAAGAACGCTAAAATTTTTTTCTCTGACATTATGATAAATCCCCCTGATTATGTTTTGTTTGATAGTATATAATAAACTTTAAATTTTCACTAAGCTGCAAATTATTATTTAGGAGGTCAATTTTTGTGCAGAAATCAATTAAAGCGCGCTCATCGTTCCTGTTAATGATAGATATTCAGGAAAAATTAATGCCCGCTATTTACAATAAAGACGAGATAATAACTAATTCAATCAAGCTGCTTACGGCTGCAAATGAGCTTTCAGTGCCGGTTATCGCAACAGAACAATATCCAAAGGGTATAGGCTCAACTTTGGGCGAGTTAAAAAATTTGCTCCCTGAGTCAACTCCCATAATCAGCAAAACTGAATTTTCCTGCTGTGAGGCTCAAACGTTTGGCGATGAATTTCTAAATATGAACTTCAACGCAGGCACAAGAGACACGGCGGTTTTATTCGGGGTTGAGACTCATATTTGCGTGCTTGCAACGGCGATAGATTTAATCAGCAAATATAATTTGAACGTTGTAATAGCTGCTGATTCGTGCGGAAGTCGGAGCGAAAAAAATCACCTTCTTGCACTTGACGCAGCGAGATCAATGGGCTGTCTTGTTGTTCCCGTCGAGACAGTAATTTATCATATGCTTGAGAGGGCCGGCACACCGCAATTTAAATCACTTCTGCCGATGTTTAAATAATATCTTGGCCAGAAATAGAAAAATTTTGCTCTTCGGGGCATTACTATTTTATTTATATTTCAGGGGAGCAGGGAGTCACGGATTAATTGACCCGGTCGAGGGCGTTAATGCGTCTGTAGCTTTGCATATGAGTGCGGGAGGAAGTTATTTTTTGCCGAAAATGGGCGAGATTCTCACTGCTGGGCGTTCTCTCGGTACTTGGTGGCTTGAGGCTTTAGCGTTAAAAATTTTCGGGTGGAGTGAGTTTGCTGTTAGATTTTGGTCGACTCTTGCGGGCTTGGGGATTGTTGCGGCTTCTGTCTTGTCTGCGCGTCAAAACGATGAAGACTCAGAGCGTAAAGGCTGGCTTGCTGCTGTAATTTCTGCGAGTATGAGCGTTTGTTTTGTCTCTGCACAAATTGCTTCGTCGAATGCGATTTATTCATGTTTGACGGGATTTGCGATGACGGGAATAATTTTATCGCAAAGAAATAAAAATTGGCTGATTCTCTCACATGCTGTATCGTCATTTGCTTTTATTGCTCATGGGCCTGAAGGAATAATTTTCACGTGGCTTGCTGTAATTTCATATAGTGTTTTGTGTGATGACTGGGATTTGCTGAAGGATTATTTTACTTGGCCTGCTGGAACGATAACGGGCGTAATAATTTCGGGATTCTATCTCGTCATGATAATAGCGTTGAATCCTAATTTATTATATTTCATGACATTTCAGAATCAAATTTATTCGTTCGGGGGCATTGTGGGAGCGGTAATTTTTGCATTTATCGCATTTGCACCATTTCACGGTTTTATTATTCGTGCGGTACGAGAAATTTTGCCGAGTGAATATCCTGCAGAGAGGAGCACCGAAATTTTTATGCTGGTCTGGGCGGGAGTTTTTTTTCTGGGTGCAGTGCTTGAGGGCGATGTTATGTCGCTTGCGTCGTGTGTTCCGGCGTTAAGTGCTATTGTTGCTAGAAGGCTTGACTCGTGGCTTGAGCAGGAAAAATTATTTTCTCTCCGTGAAGCTGTCATGATAAATACTTTAATACTTGTTCCGGCGTTGTTTATAATTCTGCCGTTCTTTACCGTAAAATTTCCAGTTATGGGAGCGTCTTTAATGTCATTGATTCCGTGGCTGATTCTGACGGGATTATTTTTGCTTGCCTGCTGGTATTACACGAGGACTCGTCAAATTAAAAAATGGGTTCGCAATGTCTCGGCGGCGGCGTTGCTGTGTTTAATGCCATTGTCGGGCGTATTTAATCTCACGAGCGAAATTTATTCAATTGATGAAATAGGCTTAAAGCTGCGGGATTTAGCGCAGGGCACTGACAGAATCATTCAATACGGCGTAAATTACCAGTCTATATATTTCTACACGTTCAGAAATTCTGAATTAATAGAAGCTCCATTAACGGCAGGTGTCGACGATTGGCAGTTTACGACAAATTCAGAGAGATTAAATTCTTTATGGTCAGGCAGTGAAAGAGTTTTTCTGATAATGGCAGCAGGGACTCACCCGAATAATTTTTTGCCGGGCAATAATATATTTCACATTTTGGACGCTCAGGGGATGACGTTACTTAGCAATAAGTGATTTATAATGATAATATATTCATGAAAGAGGGATTTGCACATAAATGAAGCTGAAATTTTTTGCAGTAGTTCTCGTAATATTAATTTTTTCGCCGGTTGCTTACTCCGGTGAAGCAGTCAATCAAGATAAAGATATTCATTCTGTTGTAGGCGGTTTATATGCGCTGTCTGCTGCGGTGAGTCTTAATAATAACTCTAACCCCGAAATAAATATTTTGCGCCGTTATTTCATGAGTACTCCGGAAAATGCCAGAGTCGAACGCGTAAATAATTCTATCTGGGTAGGAGTTCCCGTCGGCAAGTTCTCGAATGCAAGACACTTTTTGCGCTCAAATGCTCCCGCACTGGGAATCACTGACTCGCCTGAAGGTTATTCATGGATGGGCGGAGATTTTGCGTGGCTGAAGGCTGCTGATATTTCCGGAAAGAAAATAAAATTTTTGACTCTCAAAGCCTCGAAGGGTTCAGGCACTGACTCAGGAATAATTTTTTTGACGACTCACGGCCAAGACTCATGGTGGCAGGCAAACCCGGCATTTACAAAGCAGGCCATTAACGCAATATTAAACAAGTACGAAGCTAAAGACGCTCCGACACTCCACGCCCCGGCAGGTTCAGCAGTCAGCATTTATGAATCAGTCAAGCCCGCACCAGTTGCAAAGCCCGGAAAAATGCACGTTGGCGGAAAATCAAGCGCTGATATGTCAATTGAAGTCGGCGATGTTATGTTTAGTCCGATTCCACGTGTAGGCGGGTCAAATAATAGTTTTTAAGATTTTATGCCAGTGTTAATTTGCGATTTTGGCTGTTATTGTTTGCATTATATTAAATATTTAGGAGGTAAATTTTTATGTCAGTATTAATTTGCGGAGGAGCCGGCTATGTAGGCTCACACAACGTCAGAGCTTTTCAGGCTCACGGCGAGGATGTAATAATAATAGACAGCTTAGAACTCGGCCATAAAGAGTCAATTCCTGAAGGCACAAAATTTTATCAGGGTGATATTCGTAACGGTGAATTGCTTGACAAAATTTTCAGCGAGAACAAAATCGATTCCGTTATTCATTTCTGCGCATATTCCTTAGTGGGAGAAAGCGTCAAAGCACCATTAAAATATTTTAACAACAACGTCGGCGGTATGATTAGCTTATTAGAGGCAATGCAGCGCAATAATATCGATAAAATAATTTTCTCGTCAAGTGCTGCAACCTACGGAGAACCCAAA contains:
- a CDS encoding linear amide C-N hydrolase is translated as MNINEKIKRSDRFYKICLSYMILWFLICVGFIIYSIESRNDFRRLDREGYLYYMNYTGDYYKPEIINALISSDENINHGCSAFFTRNLQGDPISAHNYDYPHRISKDDQTLTGLNIILHCKPSGKYESIAVADAIWCDPDNKFLRAKGPSKSGFDMKILDTLPYECMDGINEKGLFAAIMRVDIKSGDHPAKIPAGSSILLRYILDDCANVYEAINKAFSNKILSPEDWQNEHLFVSDSIGNHAVIESRNNIISVISSDIATNFYLAYDDIEDSYYKNGNLREKAKLFTDKTGKSIYKFGYGHGYNRFITIASQLERFRDNQTGVTQMSESAALVILQSVAQNPMTKPTGISMTQYSAIYNNRQKTLTVWPFQNYEKAYKFDVTGKKSK
- a CDS encoding Hsp20/alpha crystallin family protein, with the protein product MLRERFYPAMRMMDPENMFDSFMKPFFAGEDFNMSGFGAKVDLYRRDGKIFAEAELPGINPDDVELHVYSDRLTLSAEKKSESKEGGDDKSYFRSERSWGKIERVISFPVEADPESAKASFKNGVLTIEVNEKSQDKAHKKVSITSEA
- a CDS encoding YcxB family protein, with amino-acid sequence MISWPEIEKFCSSGHYYFIYISGEQGVTD
- a CDS encoding isochorismatase family protein gives rise to the protein MQKSIKARSSFLLMIDIQEKLMPAIYNKDEIITNSIKLLTAANELSVPVIATEQYPKGIGSTLGELKNLLPESTPIISKTEFSCCEAQTFGDEFLNMNFNAGTRDTAVLFGVETHICVLATAIDLISKYNLNVVIAADSCGSRSEKNHLLALDAARSMGCLVVPVETVIYHMLERAGTPQFKSLLPMFK
- a CDS encoding thioredoxin family protein, translating into MSEKKILAFFIEGCPYCKQAREAVKELSADYNVNIEWVDENKHPEISAKYDYYFVPSMFVDGKKIYESHRGESKQECFANVKKVFEAAN